In Leptospira sp. WS58.C1, a single genomic region encodes these proteins:
- the aroE gene encoding shikimate dehydrogenase has protein sequence MKIFRDSSKYFGIVGRPLSHTLSPLLHTSWYEDLSLDCGYLVFPVETLEKKELLSLSKFGVRGLSVTIPHKEIAFLLADKTDETSQAVKASNTLIFENGSISAHNTDGIGAVRSVKESFPESLKGKVLLIGSGGSARGISFTLLKEAGVKDLTIAARNPKTSEELIGLLSKISSAKIQSKDLNEVQKDFSEYSLIIHTTPLGMKGKDPGPAIPESCFVEGQIVFDIVYNPLETPLVLGAKRKGAKIVPGTDMLLYQAVEQFRLFTGVNLSTDLIEKGRSRLLNALGYT, from the coding sequence TTGAAAATCTTTCGAGACAGCTCAAAATACTTCGGGATCGTAGGCCGACCCTTATCTCATACCCTCTCACCTCTATTACATACTTCATGGTATGAAGACCTAAGTCTGGACTGCGGATATTTGGTTTTTCCTGTGGAAACTTTGGAAAAAAAGGAACTTCTTTCTTTGTCCAAGTTCGGAGTAAGAGGTTTGTCCGTAACCATTCCTCATAAAGAGATTGCTTTTCTACTCGCAGATAAAACCGACGAGACCTCTCAAGCGGTCAAAGCCAGTAATACTTTAATTTTCGAGAACGGATCGATTAGCGCGCATAATACGGACGGAATAGGTGCAGTCCGCTCCGTGAAAGAATCTTTTCCGGAAAGTTTAAAAGGAAAAGTATTATTGATCGGAAGCGGTGGAAGTGCTCGCGGAATTTCTTTCACACTATTGAAAGAAGCAGGAGTAAAAGATCTTACTATCGCTGCAAGAAATCCCAAAACTTCGGAGGAATTGATCGGCTTACTATCCAAGATTTCGTCCGCAAAGATCCAATCCAAGGATCTAAACGAAGTACAAAAGGATTTTTCGGAATATTCTCTCATCATTCATACAACTCCGCTTGGAATGAAAGGAAAAGATCCGGGACCCGCTATCCCCGAGTCTTGTTTTGTAGAAGGTCAAATCGTATTCGATATAGTCTATAACCCTCTGGAAACTCCTTTGGTTTTAGGGGCCAAGAGGAAGGGCGCCAAGATCGTACCTGGAACGGATATGTTACTCTACCAAGCGGTAGAACAATTCAGATTATTCACCGGCGTAAATTTAAGTACCGACCTAATCGAAAAAGGAAGGTCCAGGCTGTTAAATGCTCTCGGATACACCTGA
- a CDS encoding PEGA domain-containing protein, translating into MKLLFFRKIPACILLICLAPLFVGFPIFGTGINDYYRISEYSSPEKIQFEKERKLCIFPLRNLSGDASLDFYSSGYASVLYSGLKSLVQIYDESLYPKSIQHAFGPNPSGVKPNLKEGEWDYAGLEKLKKGELSLNVSKDPRYLILKVQPYETETAPDEGFIIPVSRKYDCFYSTYGEFEKKGEELRINIRLRSSKDGSKKEFSHKTSIRRSYQELGPVIEEIRKTLLGKHTKVLSVKTGTQYDSLVFLDGNYIGKTPLKRNDVLAGIHDIRITKNGYSDWIGQLDLRENSKDLDIVLEKDKKEGFLSLDSDPQGAKVYLDSEYLGVTPLVKVPAKIGWNRLRFVLDEHVDQFKGVEIKKGEVSEIKVKLKEGESVSYYKNKKYLFLDHTYDDFAIYSLYGSLFFYAGYYYFNLRANQALENVRPMVQITNFTALQELQQSSPNLQTFALSYFYQESIYNDAKDKSDYFRSISGRFGRNQGIQGGLMLYGIGTMLILSATFYALGLDSETLEVGVAPVKTMPTFVRGLEGQYETESYAKFNMRF; encoded by the coding sequence TTGAAATTGTTGTTCTTCCGAAAAATACCCGCCTGTATTTTACTGATTTGTTTAGCTCCTTTGTTTGTTGGATTTCCAATATTTGGGACCGGGATAAACGATTATTATCGTATTTCTGAATATTCTTCTCCCGAAAAGATCCAATTTGAGAAGGAAAGAAAACTTTGTATTTTTCCTCTCCGGAATTTATCCGGAGATGCCTCTCTGGATTTTTACTCCTCCGGTTATGCTTCTGTTCTATATTCGGGTCTGAAATCTTTAGTTCAAATTTACGACGAATCTCTTTACCCTAAGTCTATACAACATGCTTTTGGTCCAAATCCTTCCGGGGTGAAACCGAATCTAAAGGAAGGAGAATGGGATTATGCAGGACTTGAAAAATTAAAGAAGGGAGAACTTTCTTTAAACGTATCCAAAGATCCTAGATATTTGATCTTAAAAGTCCAACCTTACGAAACGGAAACAGCTCCTGACGAAGGATTTATCATTCCAGTCTCCCGAAAATACGACTGTTTTTATTCCACTTACGGAGAATTTGAGAAGAAGGGAGAAGAACTCCGGATCAATATCCGATTGAGATCTTCCAAAGACGGATCTAAGAAAGAATTCTCCCACAAAACAAGTATTAGGCGATCATATCAGGAATTAGGTCCGGTGATCGAAGAGATCCGCAAAACACTTTTAGGAAAACATACTAAAGTGCTCTCCGTTAAAACCGGGACCCAGTATGATTCTTTAGTCTTCTTGGACGGGAATTACATAGGTAAAACCCCTTTAAAAAGAAATGATGTTCTTGCCGGGATACACGATATCCGGATCACTAAGAACGGATATTCTGATTGGATCGGTCAACTGGATCTGAGAGAAAATTCTAAAGATCTGGATATCGTATTAGAAAAAGATAAAAAAGAAGGCTTTCTTTCCCTAGATTCCGACCCACAAGGAGCTAAGGTGTATTTAGATTCGGAATATTTAGGGGTGACTCCACTCGTAAAAGTTCCTGCCAAAATCGGTTGGAACAGATTGAGATTCGTTTTAGACGAGCATGTGGACCAGTTTAAAGGAGTGGAGATCAAAAAAGGAGAAGTATCGGAAATCAAGGTCAAACTGAAAGAAGGTGAATCCGTTTCCTATTATAAAAACAAAAAGTATTTATTCTTAGACCATACCTACGATGATTTTGCAATCTATTCCCTTTACGGAAGTTTGTTCTTTTATGCCGGATATTATTATTTCAATTTGAGAGCGAATCAGGCCCTGGAAAACGTAAGGCCAATGGTCCAGATCACAAATTTTACTGCTCTCCAGGAATTGCAGCAATCTTCTCCTAATTTACAGACATTCGCGCTTTCTTATTTCTATCAGGAAAGTATCTATAACGATGCTAAAGATAAATCCGATTATTTCAGATCTATTTCCGGAAGATTCGGAAGAAACCAAGGGATCCAAGGCGGACTCATGTTGTACGGGATCGGAACAATGCTGATCTTGTCTGCGACATTCTACGCTCTTGGATTGGATTCCGAAACCTTGGAGGTAGGTGTGGCACCCGTCAAGACCATGCCGACATTCGTAAGAGGTTTGGAAGGACAGTATGAAACCGAGTCTTACGCAAAATTTAATATGAGATTCTGA
- a CDS encoding PTS sugar transporter subunit IIA, with protein sequence MNQLLALLKPETVIFEIEGSSKEEVINQLLQKAVDSTLIARDDRDLVYESLMAREKSMSTGIGSGVAIPHCSVNLVDELKCVMGLSRKGIDFDAIDHLPVHIFILLIVPKSKFQEHIKTLAQIAKTLNVKEDREKLILSRNFEEIRKAFSA encoded by the coding sequence ATGAACCAGCTCCTCGCTTTACTTAAGCCAGAGACTGTAATTTTTGAAATAGAAGGTTCCTCTAAGGAAGAAGTGATCAATCAACTTCTCCAGAAGGCCGTCGACTCGACACTTATTGCTAGAGACGACAGGGACCTTGTGTACGAATCTCTTATGGCGAGAGAAAAATCCATGTCTACGGGTATTGGAAGCGGGGTTGCGATCCCGCATTGTTCGGTCAATCTGGTAGATGAGCTCAAATGTGTGATGGGCCTTTCACGAAAGGGTATCGATTTCGATGCAATCGACCATCTTCCCGTTCATATCTTTATCCTTCTGATCGTTCCCAAATCTAAATTCCAAGAACATATCAAAACCCTGGCGCAGATCGCAAAAACCCTCAATGTAAAAGAGGATCGCGAAAAACTGATCCTTTCCAGAAATTTCGAAGAGATCCGAAAAGCTTTCTCTGCTTGA
- a CDS encoding glutamate ligase domain-containing protein encodes MSIPDFLEFGSKLTNLEKTRNFNVFGDYSLDPFRKLIDSHGWRDRKKERLRISVVGTNGKGSVSHFLAGSFSNLGYGTGLYTSPHLFDPKERIRIGPNFDPIDQEDLKEISNILFTESTSEELSFLSWFEWFTLGSFVLFEKKDIAVQIYEAGLGGRLDATKVAEPDILVICAIGEDHKAVLGNTKEAILKEKLGIVSERTRIVFALEPEPSQLKILKEFCSEKNLDLHLFPSLPEGKSYLDHNQEYVKFIVENLQGYISKKLSSLEKTEQVIFKPLPLPPGRLETISDLPFIVFDPAHNPDAIRVTLASLSSAFPGKRFSILAGFLPDKEGESMAEKLFDYTKIQNTNLYFLDSKEFKLPEGYGSYSVLPEKLSEILKPIRNAEGLLVLGSFRLYSYIKA; translated from the coding sequence ATGTCTATCCCAGATTTTTTAGAATTCGGATCCAAATTAACCAATTTAGAGAAGACTAGGAATTTTAACGTTTTTGGGGATTATTCCTTAGATCCGTTCCGTAAACTAATAGACTCCCATGGCTGGAGAGATCGAAAGAAAGAAAGGCTTAGGATCTCTGTCGTCGGAACGAACGGAAAAGGTTCCGTTTCCCATTTTTTAGCGGGAAGTTTTTCAAATTTGGGATACGGAACAGGTCTTTATACTTCTCCTCATCTATTCGATCCGAAAGAAAGGATCAGAATCGGCCCGAATTTCGATCCTATCGACCAAGAAGATCTAAAAGAGATCTCTAATATCCTATTTACGGAAAGTACTTCGGAAGAACTTTCCTTTCTCTCCTGGTTCGAATGGTTTACACTTGGATCTTTCGTTTTATTCGAAAAAAAGGACATCGCGGTCCAAATATACGAAGCGGGCTTAGGCGGAAGATTAGACGCCACAAAAGTGGCGGAACCGGACATACTAGTTATATGCGCTATCGGAGAAGATCATAAGGCGGTTTTAGGAAATACAAAAGAAGCGATCTTAAAGGAAAAATTAGGGATCGTATCCGAAAGAACGAGGATCGTATTCGCATTAGAACCGGAACCGTCTCAGTTAAAAATACTAAAAGAGTTTTGTTCCGAAAAGAATTTAGATCTCCATCTTTTTCCTTCTTTGCCGGAAGGAAAATCCTATCTGGATCATAATCAAGAATACGTAAAGTTTATTGTAGAGAACCTACAGGGATATATCTCTAAGAAGTTATCCTCTTTGGAAAAGACGGAACAAGTAATTTTTAAACCCCTGCCCCTTCCTCCAGGCAGGTTGGAGACCATATCGGATCTTCCCTTCATCGTATTCGATCCTGCACATAATCCGGATGCAATCCGAGTCACACTTGCGTCTTTATCTTCCGCATTTCCAGGTAAAAGGTTTTCTATACTCGCCGGATTTTTACCGGACAAAGAAGGAGAATCTATGGCGGAAAAACTTTTTGATTATACAAAAATACAGAATACAAATTTGTATTTTTTAGATTCCAAAGAGTTCAAACTTCCGGAAGGATATGGATCTTATTCGGTCCTTCCGGAAAAACTTTCGGAGATCCTAAAACCTATACGGAACGCAGAAGGCCTCCTTGTCTTAGGAAGTTTTAGACTATATTCTTATATCAAAGCTTAA
- a CDS encoding ABC transporter permease yields MKTSNLLRYGVISLYLVLVIFGILFKSAPTELNLKESFLPPSLDFPFGKDRLGRDVLSLFAYGSLATFLFAFPARVLTLVVASLIGLVSYTSPFFKRNVFSPLSSVFVSLPSLLLALLVVQVFGAGPIPLFLAIVLGDWAQAYETVRAKIDEVSTSGYALAASCFGASKSYIFRAHLLPQAFQILRVLLFTGLPAVVMTLAIFGFLGISAGGEVFGPGLGEQIAFSKDYAQNAPWSLVFPTLGILGLVMTVGGKRS; encoded by the coding sequence TTGAAAACTTCAAACCTGCTTCGTTACGGAGTGATCTCCCTATATTTAGTTTTAGTAATATTTGGAATATTATTCAAGTCCGCTCCTACTGAATTGAATTTAAAAGAGTCTTTTCTCCCTCCGTCTTTGGATTTTCCATTCGGTAAGGATAGATTGGGAAGAGACGTGCTCTCGCTGTTCGCTTACGGAAGTTTGGCTACTTTCTTATTCGCTTTTCCTGCAAGAGTCCTTACCTTGGTCGTGGCTTCCCTAATCGGTCTCGTTTCCTATACAAGTCCATTCTTTAAAAGGAATGTATTCTCTCCCTTGTCTTCCGTATTTGTTTCTCTTCCTTCTTTACTCTTGGCGTTGCTTGTTGTCCAAGTATTCGGTGCGGGACCGATCCCTTTGTTTTTAGCGATCGTTCTAGGAGATTGGGCACAAGCTTATGAGACGGTTCGGGCCAAAATCGACGAGGTAAGCACAAGCGGTTATGCGTTAGCCGCTTCTTGTTTTGGTGCGAGTAAATCTTATATTTTTAGGGCGCATCTTCTTCCCCAAGCGTTCCAAATATTGAGAGTACTTTTGTTTACGGGACTTCCTGCAGTTGTGATGACACTTGCAATATTCGGATTTTTAGGGATTTCAGCGGGAGGTGAAGTTTTCGGGCCCGGTTTAGGGGAACAAATTGCATTTTCAAAGGATTACGCGCAGAATGCTCCTTGGTCTTTGGTTTTTCCTACATTAGGAATTTTAGGTTTAGTAATGACGGTGGGAGGAAAACGATCTTGA
- a CDS encoding ABC transporter permease subunit, which produces MLEEAKRFLIFAVFLSAISVFFSQLRSLNKEFLEADSGIQVQDSAERSPNTDFTKEYLKFWKGLVNFDLGETESGDPVLSHILSRFWPTLHLAGFAVLTGTFFSVFLALVSFLPRWSLVGEVFGFISQVILSTPVFVVSVFLLVFFFLILGWLPPGGYEPWNTAYVILPGVALGSRVFARLFIFAHQLAGTEKKSAYTNVLKARGYSENRILFRHILLKVCPVLLILILLDLSSLLSGAIVVEEIFFFPGIGKSMYHAIRTMDSALLSALLFYSGTVFYILTRVSERVRDRLLGWEAGAA; this is translated from the coding sequence TTGTTAGAAGAAGCGAAACGCTTTTTGATCTTTGCGGTTTTCCTTTCCGCAATTTCCGTATTTTTTTCCCAGCTCAGATCCTTGAATAAGGAATTTTTAGAGGCGGATTCCGGGATCCAGGTCCAGGATTCCGCGGAGAGATCGCCTAACACAGATTTTACGAAAGAATATCTAAAATTTTGGAAAGGTTTGGTCAATTTCGATCTGGGCGAAACCGAATCCGGGGATCCGGTCCTTTCTCATATACTCTCCAGATTTTGGCCCACTTTACATTTAGCCGGATTTGCGGTTTTAACGGGGACCTTCTTTTCCGTTTTCTTAGCCTTGGTCTCTTTTCTTCCTCGGTGGAGTTTGGTGGGAGAAGTTTTCGGATTTATCAGTCAAGTTATCTTATCCACCCCAGTATTTGTAGTTTCCGTTTTTCTATTAGTATTCTTTTTTCTGATACTGGGCTGGCTTCCTCCCGGTGGATATGAGCCTTGGAATACCGCTTATGTGATCTTGCCTGGAGTCGCTCTTGGTTCCAGAGTGTTTGCCAGACTTTTTATTTTTGCCCACCAGCTGGCCGGTACTGAAAAAAAATCGGCTTATACGAACGTTTTGAAGGCGAGAGGATATTCAGAAAATCGAATATTGTTCCGACATATTCTTCTGAAAGTTTGCCCCGTACTTCTTATCTTGATCTTATTGGATTTGAGTTCTTTACTTTCAGGCGCAATCGTTGTGGAAGAGATCTTTTTTTTCCCCGGGATCGGAAAGTCCATGTACCATGCGATAAGGACCATGGATTCCGCATTACTCTCCGCTCTTTTATTCTATAGCGGAACGGTATTCTATATTCTGACCAGAGTCTCGGAAAGAGTAAGAGATAGACTTTTGGGTTGGGAGGCAGGTGCAGCTTGA